A genome region from Rhodanobacter thiooxydans includes the following:
- a CDS encoding Atxe2 family lasso peptide isopeptidase — translation MELFHHSAAWAAVTARMRLDFSARKHSTYWILALALVVLGMAIVGQSHAETISPRRLLEVIDLGNPVISPDGRYVAFRSERASVERNTYDTTWYVQSLDGKAPPLRVADGGVPLFQYVNGTVLPSPAVWSPDGKWIYYRAIFNGRVSVWRAATVGSGAYAVTSDPADVRDFALSNDGKTLMYSVGATRKAVIDAEESEYDHGIRIDDTVDIAAGLFRQSVLNGQPTTRRYLEGWASTGPLLAKVPDCWKAVDLTTMATRALPISEHPVRWLTPADLSPDLPAAPVKIWDGLRPQRYQITQNPGDGRIAVLLPGRKGKGPSLSQHDELAMLPERHTSHPIYCTAEMCRHKDITDIQWRPGSDEVLFTTDDYNKGHTQSLYGWNVVTSVVRPIVFSDGLISGSQRYWDIPCALSSDTLVCVAAEADHPPRLEAIDVKSDYRRILFAPNKGLDADIAATVPAELIRWKDAQGREFTGQLFEARGASADHAPPLFVTFYDCYGFLRGGVGNEWPLATLAENGISALCINTNPEAHPDAIDGYDQGRAAVEGVVKLLSAEGRIDRTRVGMGGLSYGSEATLWTLAHSDAVSTASISGVSVTPTYYLFNSLRDAFRSTFRKVWQLGAPSETPERWKEASPAYQLDRIKAPVLFQLPEKEYRVTLDYAIPLMRRHQGDMYVFPHETHIKYQPRHKLAVYERNVDWFRFWLQGYEDPSPEKVGQYRIWLEMKKAAERRFDAGSHDGS, via the coding sequence CGGTGATCTCACCCGATGGGCGGTACGTGGCTTTCCGATCCGAGCGCGCATCGGTTGAGCGCAACACGTATGACACTACGTGGTATGTACAGAGCTTGGATGGGAAAGCCCCGCCGCTCCGGGTAGCGGATGGAGGCGTGCCGTTGTTCCAGTACGTCAATGGAACAGTGCTGCCATCGCCAGCCGTCTGGTCGCCGGATGGAAAGTGGATCTACTATCGCGCGATCTTCAATGGCCGTGTCTCTGTCTGGCGTGCGGCGACGGTTGGGTCCGGAGCTTACGCGGTGACGTCGGATCCGGCGGACGTGCGGGACTTTGCGTTGAGCAACGATGGTAAAACACTGATGTACAGTGTCGGCGCCACGCGGAAAGCGGTCATCGATGCGGAAGAGTCTGAGTACGATCACGGTATCCGCATCGATGACACCGTGGATATTGCCGCTGGACTGTTTCGGCAGAGCGTACTCAATGGGCAGCCGACCACGCGGCGATACCTAGAGGGGTGGGCCTCGACCGGGCCCCTGCTGGCAAAAGTGCCAGACTGCTGGAAGGCCGTCGACCTGACAACGATGGCAACCCGGGCCCTGCCCATATCGGAGCATCCGGTGCGCTGGTTGACGCCGGCCGATCTTTCGCCCGATTTGCCGGCGGCGCCGGTCAAGATCTGGGACGGCCTGCGGCCGCAGCGCTACCAGATAACCCAGAATCCTGGCGATGGACGCATAGCGGTGCTGTTGCCTGGACGCAAGGGCAAAGGGCCGTCTTTAAGTCAGCATGACGAGTTGGCCATGCTGCCGGAAAGGCATACGTCGCACCCGATCTACTGTACGGCCGAGATGTGTCGCCACAAAGACATCACAGATATTCAGTGGCGCCCCGGGAGTGACGAGGTCCTGTTCACCACCGACGACTATAACAAGGGACATACGCAGTCCCTTTACGGATGGAATGTCGTAACGAGCGTGGTGCGACCGATCGTGTTTTCCGATGGGCTTATCAGCGGGAGCCAGCGCTACTGGGACATCCCCTGTGCGCTGTCGTCCGATACATTGGTCTGTGTGGCTGCGGAAGCCGATCATCCGCCACGTCTTGAGGCGATCGATGTGAAGAGCGATTATCGGCGAATCCTGTTCGCGCCGAACAAGGGGTTGGACGCGGATATTGCGGCAACGGTGCCGGCGGAACTGATCCGTTGGAAGGATGCGCAGGGAAGGGAGTTCACCGGCCAACTCTTCGAAGCGCGAGGAGCGAGTGCCGATCATGCACCGCCGTTGTTCGTGACGTTCTATGACTGCTATGGCTTTCTACGCGGTGGGGTGGGTAATGAGTGGCCACTTGCCACCCTGGCCGAGAATGGTATCTCGGCGCTGTGCATCAACACGAATCCGGAGGCACACCCTGACGCCATTGACGGTTACGACCAGGGACGTGCAGCCGTCGAAGGTGTCGTGAAGCTCCTGTCCGCTGAAGGGCGCATCGATCGGACACGTGTTGGCATGGGCGGACTCAGCTATGGCAGCGAAGCGACGTTGTGGACGTTGGCGCATTCGGATGCGGTGAGCACCGCATCCATTAGTGGTGTTTCGGTGACACCGACCTATTACCTGTTCAACAGCTTGCGAGATGCTTTTCGTTCTACCTTTCGGAAAGTGTGGCAACTTGGCGCGCCGAGCGAAACGCCTGAACGATGGAAGGAGGCATCGCCCGCGTATCAACTCGACAGGATCAAGGCGCCGGTTCTATTCCAGCTGCCCGAGAAGGAATACCGGGTGACCCTGGACTATGCGATACCTCTGATGCGGAGGCATCAGGGGGATATGTACGTGTTCCCGCACGAGACTCATATCAAGTACCAGCCACGACACAAGCTGGCGGTGTACGAACGCAACGTTGACTGGTTCCGCTTCTGGTTGCAGGGATATGAAGATCCAAGTCCGGAAAAAGTAGGGCAATATCGCATCTGGCTTGAAATGAAGAAGGCCGCAGAACGTCGTTTTGATGCGGGATCTCACGATGGATCGTGA